A region of Pristis pectinata isolate sPriPec2 chromosome 24, sPriPec2.1.pri, whole genome shotgun sequence DNA encodes the following proteins:
- the enc3 gene encoding ectodermal-neural cortex 3: MSVTVHENRKSRSSSGSMNIHLFHKPSHADSLLTHLNLLRKRHLFTDVTLRAGNRAFHCHRVVLASCSRYFEAMFGGGMRESRDSEVNFHDSLHPEVLELLLDYAYTSRVLINEENAESLLEASDMLQFHDIRDASAEFLEKNLHPMNCLGMMLLSDAHQCEQLFELSWQTCLAYFAVLYRTEDFLSLPKDKLLELILSEELEVEDESLVYEAVLGWVKHDLHRRHDHLPELLRCVRLALLPESYLYESVLGEELVRGHHLGRGVVEEAISCKLRILQNDGVVTLLCARPRKVNHDILLLGGQTFVCDKIYAIDQKTKAVTPKADIPSPRKECSACAIGCKVYVTGGRGSENGVSRDVWVYDTLHDEWTKAAPMLLARYGHGLAELEQCLYAIGGHTAVSATLPASPSVSVKQVEQFDPQANKWSLVAPLREGVSNAAVVGAKLKLFVFGGTSVNREKLPRVQCFVPGENRWTVPAKCPQPWRYTSAAVVGDHIVVIGGDTEISANSAYRFNTDTYQWSKFGDVAARRVSCHSVASGNRLYVVGGYFGDQRCKTLDCYDASTDTWSNVTTVPYSLIPTAFVSTWKYLSV; encoded by the coding sequence ATGTCAGTGACTGTGCATGAAAACCGAAAGTCTCGCTCCAGCTCGGGCTCGAtgaacatccacctgttccacaAACCCTCGCACGCAGACAGCCTCCTGACTCACCTCAACCTGCTCCGCAAACGGCACCTCTTCACGGACGTGACCCTCCGCGCCGGCAACCGGGCCTTCCACTGCCACCGGGTGGTGCTGGCTTCCTGCAGCCGCTACTTCGAGGCCATGTTTGGTGGGGGCATGAGGGAGAGCCGAGACAGCGAGGTGAACTTCCATGACTCGCTGCACCCAGAGGTGCTGGAGCTGCTCCTGGACTATGCCTACACCTCCCGGGTCCTCATCAACGAGGAGAACGCCGAGTCCCTCCTGGAGGCCAGTGACATGCTGCAGTTCCACGACATCCGAGATGCGTCGGCCGAGTTCCTGGAGAAGAACCTGCACCCCATGAACTGCCTGGGCATGATGCTGCTGTCCGATGCCCACCAGTGCGAGCAGCTCTTCGAGCTCTCCTGGCAGACCTGCCTGGCCTACTTCGCCGTGCTGTACCGGACGGAGGACTTCCTCAGCCTGCCCAAGGACAAGCTGCTGGAGCTGATCCTCAGCGAGGAGCTGGAGGTGGAGGACGAGAGCCTGGTCTACGAGGCCGTGCTGGGCTGGGTGAAGCACGACCTGCACAGAAGGCACGACCACCTGCCCGAGCTGCTGCGCTGCGTGCGCCTGGCCTTGCTGCCCGAGTCCTACCTGTACGAGAGCGTGCTGGGCGAGGAGCTGGTGCGTGGCCACCATCTGGGCcggggggtggtggaagaggcCATCTCCTGCAAGCTGCGGATCCTGCAGAACGACGGCGTGGTGACGCTGCTGTGCGCCCGGCCCCGCAAGGTCAACCACGACATCCTGCTGCTGGGCGGCCAGACCTTCGTGTGCGACAAGATCTACGCCATCGACCAGAAGACCAAGGCGGTGACGCCCAAGGCCGACATCCCGAGCCCACGCAAGGAGTGCAGCGCATGCGCCATCGGGTGCAAGGTCTACGTGACCGGCGGCAGGGGCTCTGAGAACGGCGTGTCCCGGGACGTGTGGGTCTACGATACGCTCCACGACGAGTGGACCAAGGCGGCGCCCATGCTGCTGGCGAGATATGGTCACGGCTTGGCTGAGCTGGAGCAGTGCCTGTACGCCATCGGTGGGCACACGGCCGTCAGCGCCACGCTGCCCGCCTCGCCCTCTGTCTCCGTCAAGCAGGTGGAGCAGTTCGACCCTCAGGCCAACAAGTGGAGCCTGGTGGCGCCCCTCCGCGAGGGCGTCAGCAACGCTGCAGTGGTTGGTGCCAAGCTCAAGCTCTTCGTCTTCGGTGGCACCAGTGTGAACCGGGAGAAGCTGCCCCGGGTCCAGTGCTTCGTGCCCGGGGAGAACCGGTGGACCGTGCCGGCCAAGTGCCCGCAGCCCTGGCGCTACACCTCGGCTGCCGTCGTGGGTGACCACATCGTCGTCATCGGCGGCGACACAGAGATCTCGGCCAACTCTGCCTACCGCTTCAATACCGACACCTACCAGTGGTCCAAGTTCGGTGACGTGGCGGCCAGGAGGGTGAGCTGCCACTCGGTGGCCTCTGGCAACCGACTGTACGTCGTTGGGGGCTACTTTGGCGACCAGCGGTGCAAGACCCTGGACTGTTACGATGCATCGACCGACACCTGGAGTAACGTCACCACGGTGCCGTATTCACTCATTCCCACAGCCTTTGTCAGCACCTGGAAGTACCTCTCGGTTTAA